From Caulobacter segnis, a single genomic window includes:
- a CDS encoding MFS transporter, which produces MSRSILIMVVVSLGFFFVTATTFTSLGYVLYSMVAELGWSQAAAGMSFSILGLACGLSSPLPPMLMKWVGTRLTMFLGGLALAVGFLLAATVQGIGVFFVATALMGVGFSLVAPSPAVYLLASWFPKTSSRMIGFYFMAGAFGGVVGPLVVGAIVSTTGSWRTHWMVMSVAALAVGLMSLAAVKDAVPVIDVSDVKNAGLTEKTADAQAKPVSWSVRQALTSRSFVLLALAMMIVQTVVTTMHSSLVAHVASFGHGPAAGAFAMSLLALTGTLAKGVTGALSEKVNPKLLLVWGLALQCAAMLLLCVAGTPALAYVSALLFGVGWGLSWLSAHVLLLRYFGGAIAGEMVAMATMATTLAVIGPLVAGWSADTTKSFTPVFLAFAGLLAMAVVVTALFLRPPAPARRADGRTAPNTSPSARRP; this is translated from the coding sequence ATGTCGCGCAGCATCTTGATTATGGTCGTGGTGTCGCTGGGGTTCTTCTTCGTCACGGCGACCACGTTCACCTCTCTGGGCTACGTGCTCTATTCCATGGTGGCCGAGCTGGGCTGGTCGCAAGCCGCCGCGGGCATGAGCTTTTCGATCCTGGGCTTGGCCTGTGGGCTCAGCAGCCCGCTGCCCCCGATGCTGATGAAATGGGTTGGCACCCGCCTGACGATGTTTCTCGGCGGGCTCGCCCTGGCGGTCGGCTTCCTCCTGGCGGCCACGGTTCAGGGCATTGGGGTGTTCTTCGTCGCCACGGCGCTAATGGGGGTGGGGTTCTCGCTGGTCGCCCCCTCGCCGGCGGTCTACCTGCTGGCGAGTTGGTTCCCGAAGACCTCATCGCGCATGATCGGCTTCTATTTCATGGCGGGCGCCTTCGGCGGCGTGGTCGGGCCGCTGGTGGTCGGCGCTATCGTTTCGACGACAGGCAGTTGGCGGACGCATTGGATGGTGATGTCCGTCGCCGCCCTGGCGGTTGGATTGATGAGCCTGGCGGCGGTGAAGGACGCCGTCCCGGTCATCGACGTCTCCGATGTCAAGAACGCCGGCCTGACGGAGAAGACCGCCGACGCGCAGGCCAAGCCCGTGTCATGGTCGGTGCGCCAGGCGTTGACGAGCCGATCCTTCGTCCTGCTGGCCCTGGCGATGATGATCGTCCAGACCGTCGTGACCACCATGCACTCGTCGCTGGTGGCCCATGTCGCCAGCTTCGGCCACGGTCCAGCGGCCGGCGCCTTCGCCATGAGCCTGCTGGCCCTGACGGGCACGCTGGCCAAGGGCGTAACCGGCGCTCTGAGCGAGAAGGTCAACCCCAAGCTCCTGCTGGTTTGGGGTCTGGCTCTCCAGTGCGCGGCCATGCTGCTGCTTTGTGTCGCCGGTACGCCAGCCCTGGCCTATGTGTCCGCCCTGCTGTTCGGCGTCGGCTGGGGCTTGTCCTGGCTCAGCGCCCATGTGCTGCTGCTACGCTATTTTGGTGGCGCCATCGCCGGTGAGATGGTGGCGATGGCCACCATGGCCACCACCCTGGCGGTGATCGGCCCGCTGGTGGCTGGATGGAGCGCCGACACTACCAAGAGCTTCACGCCGGTGTTCCTGGCCTTCGCGGGCCTGCTGGCGATGGCGGTCGTGGTCACCGCCTTGTTCTTGCGGCCACCGGCGCCCGCGCGCCGCGCCGACGGACGAACGGCGCCGAACACCAGCCCGTCAGCGCGCCGTCCCTGA
- a CDS encoding N-6 DNA methylase: MPKMPAPPATPFPSDDLHRSGALVWAPLKHEWRDLTGKPEEEVRQEFVRHLHVVLGYDLAQMGQELRTQSGTKSVRADIVVWGSATDKIHGASPKIVVECKAESVSLNLKDYYQGESYARSMGAEFFVAHNRRFTEPFEVVPAAPGKFKSVVRIPSASDWGDAKRIKAIKETQRAFNRAEFTRLLQTSHDIIRDVHKKDPTAAFDAISKVLFIKMFVERSGLHGTFTTAYLDNRKKLALPGDLPVHQQLFDQTKNFYRADNLFTEKDTLDISEATFRRIVETLQAFDLAKTGDDVKGIAFEKFLGATFRGELGQFFTPRPVVDFMVDMVDPQEGQLVCDPAAGSGGFLIRAFEHVRADIEADLQAQKDARRAQIEGQGLDPEVEADAIKAAFIEINRELLPSTDDNRPVDTRLGRLAWNCIYGADAEPRAARTAKMNMIMHGDGHGGIHHHDGLVDVNGIFPDRFDLIVTNPPFGSAVGRDQRLGDSDETSITTDAGRIAQHRERYGEAWSENHARLSAAQEARTPVLDLFEIGRDKASRDTEVIFVERCLSLLKPGGLLNIVLPDGNLNNPSLNWLRRWCEGRAKLLAVVSLPEETFRSSKASVKCSVVTLRRFTSEDETAWQAAWDAAHAALDATFAAERDAACMAARQAIITGSNPDVAEAIATLAALGVEPIGPSWKAGPVPAYPRMAAPSRLEPVRWRNDGADAKKIRAAKAALQAAWIGPAKAAAADASSALARDLRRIDAGHTAALWAHVRAAFDYPVFLAAPKGVGISSTGDTGQGVANDLPQVLKAWRAFRAWTGAGAKAEDLPDFQAPPAA, encoded by the coding sequence ATGCCAAAGATGCCCGCGCCGCCTGCCACTCCATTTCCAAGCGATGACCTGCACCGCTCCGGCGCACTCGTCTGGGCCCCGCTAAAGCACGAGTGGCGGGACCTGACGGGCAAGCCGGAAGAGGAGGTTCGGCAAGAGTTCGTACGGCATCTCCATGTCGTACTGGGTTATGATCTAGCGCAGATGGGCCAGGAGCTACGCACCCAATCCGGCACGAAATCGGTGCGCGCCGACATCGTCGTCTGGGGCTCGGCGACCGACAAGATTCATGGCGCCTCGCCGAAGATCGTCGTCGAATGTAAGGCCGAGAGCGTCAGCCTCAATCTGAAGGACTACTACCAGGGCGAAAGCTATGCCCGCTCGATGGGCGCTGAGTTTTTCGTCGCACATAATCGCCGGTTCACCGAGCCTTTTGAAGTCGTTCCAGCCGCTCCTGGCAAGTTCAAGTCGGTCGTTCGCATCCCCTCGGCGTCCGACTGGGGCGACGCAAAGCGCATCAAGGCGATCAAGGAAACCCAGCGCGCCTTCAACCGCGCCGAGTTCACGCGCTTGTTGCAGACCAGCCACGACATCATTCGCGACGTCCACAAAAAGGACCCAACGGCGGCGTTCGACGCCATCTCCAAGGTGCTGTTCATTAAGATGTTCGTGGAGCGGTCTGGTCTTCACGGCACCTTCACGACAGCTTATCTCGACAACCGTAAGAAGCTTGCCCTGCCCGGTGATCTGCCGGTGCACCAACAGCTCTTCGATCAGACCAAGAACTTCTATCGGGCCGACAATCTCTTCACGGAGAAGGACACGCTCGACATTTCCGAGGCGACATTCCGGCGCATCGTCGAGACGCTGCAAGCCTTCGACCTCGCCAAGACCGGCGACGACGTCAAAGGCATCGCTTTCGAGAAATTCCTAGGCGCGACCTTTCGCGGTGAACTGGGCCAGTTCTTCACGCCCCGCCCTGTCGTCGATTTCATGGTGGACATGGTCGATCCGCAGGAAGGCCAGCTCGTTTGCGATCCCGCAGCCGGCTCCGGCGGCTTCCTCATTCGCGCATTCGAGCACGTCCGCGCCGACATAGAGGCCGATCTCCAGGCGCAGAAGGATGCAAGGCGCGCCCAAATCGAAGGGCAGGGCCTTGACCCGGAGGTCGAAGCGGACGCCATCAAGGCGGCCTTTATCGAGATCAACCGCGAACTGCTGCCGTCGACTGACGATAACCGGCCGGTCGACACGCGCCTTGGCCGTCTTGCATGGAACTGCATCTATGGCGCCGACGCCGAGCCGCGCGCCGCGCGCACGGCCAAGATGAACATGATCATGCACGGTGACGGGCATGGCGGGATTCATCACCACGACGGCCTCGTCGACGTGAACGGTATTTTCCCGGACCGCTTCGATCTGATCGTGACAAACCCGCCGTTCGGCTCGGCGGTAGGGCGCGACCAGCGCCTTGGCGACAGCGACGAGACCTCCATTACCACTGATGCGGGGCGAATTGCCCAGCATCGCGAACGCTACGGCGAGGCGTGGTCGGAAAACCACGCCCGGCTCAGCGCAGCACAGGAAGCGCGAACGCCTGTGCTTGACCTGTTCGAGATCGGGCGAGACAAGGCCAGCCGCGACACCGAGGTCATTTTCGTCGAGCGCTGCCTGAGCCTGCTGAAGCCGGGTGGGCTCCTGAACATCGTCCTGCCCGATGGCAATCTGAACAATCCATCGCTCAACTGGCTGCGGCGCTGGTGTGAGGGGCGCGCCAAGCTTCTGGCCGTGGTCAGCCTCCCCGAGGAAACCTTCCGGTCCAGCAAGGCGTCGGTGAAGTGCTCGGTCGTGACGCTGCGCCGCTTCACGTCGGAAGACGAGACCGCCTGGCAGGCCGCCTGGGACGCCGCCCACGCCGCCTTGGACGCGACCTTCGCGGCCGAGCGCGACGCGGCTTGCATGGCTGCGCGACAGGCGATCATCACCGGCTCGAACCCAGACGTCGCCGAGGCGATCGCGACGCTGGCGGCCCTCGGCGTCGAGCCGATCGGACCTAGCTGGAAGGCCGGGCCAGTGCCGGCCTATCCTCGCATGGCCGCGCCTTCGCGTCTCGAACCTGTCCGCTGGCGCAATGACGGCGCCGACGCCAAGAAGATTCGCGCGGCAAAGGCGGCGCTGCAGGCAGCTTGGATCGGCCCGGCCAAGGCGGCCGCCGCGGACGCCTCGAGCGCCCTGGCCCGCGACTTGCGCAGGATCGACGCCGGGCACACCGCGGCGCTATGGGCGCACGTCCGCGCCGCCTTCGACTATCCCGTGTTTCTTGCTGCGCCCAAGGGCGTGGGGATTAGCTCGACGGGCGACACCGGGCAGGGAGTGGCCAACGACCTGCCGCAGGTGCTCAAGGCGTGGCGTGCGTTTCGGGCATGGACAGGCGCGGGTGCGAAAGCGGAGGACCTGCCGGATTTTCAAGCGCCCCCCGCTGCCTGA
- a CDS encoding TonB-dependent receptor, with protein MATTRVVLLLSVSMTAPAFLATSAFAVEPTVDQQASQLEEVVVTAERRPVDLQKSALSVSAVTAETLTQGNITDITGLNGLVPGLVVARSGGGERVISIRGVGSETPENTNTQPGVSYHVDGVYIFNSIAANAAFIDVAQVEVLRGPQGTMFGQGSTGGTINVVTNKPVLGDYVATVNLGSGNHGLFKGDAAVNVPLGDKFAVRGAVQRYAHDGYAKATGVAGYSDYELDEADETGWKLSSLWTPTDDLSVVLSTIQYKSDTHGPAQKNILDPNPNPRELTQDYPSQSLVDTKLYSAVVKYKLPWATLTSISSYQKLLSKQAWDADALTASLFYAETYSPLTFGGYRYDHVPLWRSRGKSYTQEFNLTSTAEGPFQWIAGAVYLKSTNSQYIVEYNADDNNLVTPPLPEDTAWDDPRVAALSYAELSAITRKSWAAYFQGAYQISDKLSLTAGLRYNDDKYSGEAASNGSATSGAYLQPQPTQGLNTQETTGKLALNYQYTPANMLYASYTRGYKPGGINSSAASGNSYSIKPTFKPEIVDSLEVGSKNRFLGNTLQLNLSAFVYDYKNMQFLEEDPILYGEGASNAPSARIYGLEAETSWLASRHLRIEGSVSLLKGEFDKDYYALDQAKAEAAQNAAGYPGYLFWSNFFPAVLARDAARQNINGNDVPKLPDLQGSLSATYTNQIGPGFLTAKAEYAYRGQYQYRLFNEGAIDRVPSYDVVNLFFKYEPNDSKIALSLSVTNLFDTAGLNSRFSDPYGSAQVTDTFIPPRQWIASVGYKF; from the coding sequence ATGGCGACCACCAGGGTGGTGCTGCTGTTGTCGGTCTCGATGACCGCGCCCGCATTCCTGGCGACGTCGGCCTTCGCAGTGGAACCGACCGTCGACCAACAGGCCAGCCAGTTGGAAGAGGTGGTTGTGACGGCCGAACGGCGCCCCGTGGACCTGCAGAAAAGCGCTTTGTCGGTGTCGGCGGTGACGGCCGAGACCCTGACCCAGGGTAACATCACCGACATCACCGGCCTGAACGGCCTGGTGCCCGGCCTGGTCGTCGCCCGCAGCGGCGGCGGCGAGCGCGTGATCTCGATCCGCGGCGTCGGCTCGGAAACCCCGGAGAACACCAACACCCAGCCGGGCGTCTCGTACCACGTTGACGGCGTCTACATCTTCAACTCGATCGCCGCCAACGCCGCCTTCATCGACGTCGCCCAGGTCGAAGTGCTGCGTGGCCCTCAGGGCACGATGTTCGGCCAGGGTTCGACGGGCGGCACGATCAATGTGGTGACCAACAAGCCCGTGCTGGGCGATTACGTCGCGACGGTCAATCTAGGCAGCGGCAATCACGGGCTGTTCAAGGGCGACGCGGCGGTCAACGTTCCGCTGGGCGACAAGTTCGCGGTCCGTGGCGCGGTCCAGCGCTACGCGCACGACGGCTACGCCAAGGCCACCGGGGTCGCGGGCTATTCGGACTATGAACTGGACGAAGCCGACGAGACCGGCTGGAAGCTATCGAGCCTGTGGACGCCGACCGACGATCTCTCGGTGGTGCTCAGCACGATTCAGTACAAGAGCGACACCCACGGGCCGGCCCAGAAAAACATCCTGGACCCCAATCCCAACCCTCGCGAACTGACCCAGGACTATCCGAGCCAGTCGCTGGTGGACACAAAGCTCTATTCGGCGGTCGTTAAGTATAAGCTGCCTTGGGCGACCCTGACCTCGATCAGCAGCTATCAGAAGCTGCTCAGCAAGCAGGCCTGGGACGCAGACGCCCTGACGGCCAGCCTGTTCTACGCCGAGACCTACAGTCCGCTGACCTTCGGCGGGTATCGCTACGACCACGTCCCGCTGTGGCGCAGCCGGGGTAAGTCGTACACCCAGGAATTCAACCTCACCTCCACGGCTGAGGGACCGTTTCAGTGGATCGCCGGCGCCGTCTATCTGAAGTCGACCAATTCGCAGTACATCGTCGAGTACAACGCCGACGACAACAATCTGGTCACCCCGCCGCTGCCCGAAGACACCGCCTGGGACGATCCCCGCGTGGCGGCCCTGTCCTATGCCGAACTGTCGGCGATCACGCGCAAGTCCTGGGCGGCCTATTTCCAGGGCGCCTACCAGATTTCCGACAAGCTGAGCCTGACGGCGGGTCTACGCTACAACGACGACAAGTACAGCGGCGAAGCCGCCAGCAACGGCTCGGCCACGTCCGGCGCTTATCTCCAGCCACAGCCGACCCAAGGCCTGAACACCCAGGAGACGACCGGAAAGCTGGCCCTGAACTACCAGTACACCCCGGCCAACATGCTCTATGCCAGCTATACGCGCGGCTACAAACCGGGCGGGATCAATAGCTCGGCCGCCTCCGGAAATTCCTACTCAATCAAGCCGACCTTCAAGCCTGAAATCGTCGACTCCCTGGAGGTCGGTTCGAAGAACCGCTTTTTGGGTAACACGCTGCAGCTGAACCTTTCGGCCTTTGTCTACGACTACAAGAACATGCAGTTTCTGGAGGAAGACCCGATCCTCTATGGCGAGGGCGCCAGCAACGCGCCGAGCGCCCGGATCTATGGTCTGGAGGCCGAGACCTCATGGCTGGCGTCCCGGCATTTGCGCATCGAAGGCTCGGTATCGCTGCTGAAGGGCGAATTCGACAAGGACTACTACGCTCTTGACCAGGCCAAGGCCGAGGCCGCCCAGAACGCCGCCGGCTATCCCGGCTATCTGTTCTGGAGCAACTTCTTCCCCGCCGTCCTGGCGCGTGACGCCGCACGCCAGAACATCAACGGCAACGATGTGCCCAAACTGCCCGACCTGCAGGGCTCGCTGAGCGCCACTTACACCAACCAAATTGGGCCGGGGTTCCTGACGGCCAAGGCCGAGTATGCCTATCGTGGCCAGTACCAGTACCGGCTGTTCAATGAGGGCGCGATCGATCGCGTGCCCTCCTACGACGTCGTCAACCTGTTCTTCAAATACGAGCCAAACGACAGCAAGATCGCCTTGTCGCTGTCGGTGACCAACCTGTTCGACACCGCCGGCCTGAACTCGCGGTTCAGCGACCCCTATGGCAGCGCCCAGGTAACTGACACCTTCATCCCGCCAAGGCAGTGGATCGCCTCCGTCGGCTACAAGTTCTGA
- a CDS encoding HEPN domain-containing protein, which produces MTKPEHHRAARAEEALAMRRAAGETAGMATTLDHLPAGKQRELAFVAEILKEGFAEEVAKRSGALGQGKILKIILFGSYARGDWVEDPVGRYFSDYDLLVVVDQEKLADTLEFWEGAEKRLLDELSAGQRLRTPVNFIVHDLDDVNEQLRLGRYFFTDIVRDGVVLFEEPGRPLAEPQALAPETALAEAQGYYDEWFGPASASVAGARFYLGEGHPKLAAFSFHQAAEHFYNCLLLVVSLYAPKSHNLVRLRGLAEPLDPRLAEVWPTDTKFHKRCFELLRAAYVKARYSPHYKITAEELAWIQGRVERLQALVQELCQARLKALQEAAST; this is translated from the coding sequence ATGACCAAGCCCGAGCATCATCGCGCCGCGCGCGCCGAGGAAGCGCTTGCCATGCGGCGGGCGGCGGGTGAGACAGCGGGCATGGCAACGACCCTCGACCATCTGCCGGCGGGAAAGCAGCGCGAGCTGGCCTTCGTGGCGGAGATCCTCAAAGAGGGCTTTGCCGAGGAGGTCGCCAAGCGCTCGGGCGCTCTGGGGCAGGGCAAGATCCTCAAGATCATTCTGTTCGGATCCTACGCGCGAGGCGATTGGGTCGAGGACCCGGTCGGGCGCTATTTTTCGGACTACGACCTGCTCGTGGTCGTCGATCAGGAAAAGCTGGCCGACACCCTGGAGTTTTGGGAGGGCGCCGAGAAGCGCCTGCTCGACGAACTCTCGGCCGGCCAGCGCTTGCGCACCCCCGTCAATTTCATCGTCCATGACCTCGACGACGTGAACGAGCAGCTACGGCTGGGGCGGTACTTCTTCACCGATATCGTGCGCGATGGCGTCGTGTTGTTTGAAGAGCCAGGTCGACCGCTGGCCGAACCTCAAGCTCTCGCCCCAGAAACTGCTCTGGCTGAAGCTCAGGGCTACTACGACGAATGGTTCGGGCCCGCCAGCGCATCGGTGGCTGGAGCGCGTTTCTACCTGGGCGAAGGTCACCCGAAGCTTGCGGCGTTTTCCTTTCACCAGGCGGCTGAACATTTCTACAATTGCCTGCTTCTGGTCGTTTCGCTTTACGCGCCCAAGTCCCACAACCTCGTGCGCCTGCGCGGCTTGGCGGAACCGCTTGATCCGCGCTTGGCCGAGGTCTGGCCAACCGACACGAAGTTCCACAAGCGCTGCTTCGAGCTCTTGCGGGCCGCTTACGTCAAGGCGCGCTATTCGCCGCACTACAAGATCACCGCCGAGGAGTTGGCGTGGATCCAGGGGCGCGTCGAACGGCTCCAGGCTCTGGTTCAGGAGCTTTGCCAGGCGCGCCTGAAAGCGCTTCAGGAGGCCGCGAGCACCTAA
- a CDS encoding acetamidase/formamidase family protein: MRFTTNAFPKEQRQEAWRFALQRLSIELLDNQAELYGELVTFRTALGMQFVRIAGTRQSLAVDFSQSASCIWLVLLLDGELTVTSGRTVRILAGGAIVCGSDLVGARLDLHGDGRLLIVRVPQALPTLKSRTPAPAAINCLDGASGLDGMLSGLLSSVAETLNEVEADHMRPVEAALPEFIAALLLDSAPDKDRGGSAGGRASLLDRVFQTIEMRLSDPELSLQQVAKEHGISSRYLQKLLASIDESFSHFVKARRLERCRLDLGSPLHAQRSISEILFQWGFNDSASFSRAFRERYGVSPREYRKAPAINDENARVLLRGLPASIRKPKRVSPGLPPIEDEDGEVADAAPSEDVPLPPIGRGFRHHLLKASPETVHWGYFSRALKPVIEVESGDYVTVETLTHHAYDDYERMIEGDPGAESVFRWTAEGKAVDRRGAGPIDGSALGRGAGEGFGVHICTGPIAIAGAKPGDVVEVKILEITPRPSQNSRFRGRAFGSNAAAYWGFHYTDLLTEPKPREVVTIYEVEHQHGRACAHAVYNYRWTPQTDPFGVTHDRIDYPGVPVNLDTVVRNFDVLRNIEVPVRPHFGVVAMAPNHADPVDSVPPSNFGGNIDNWRLGAGASLFLPVGVPGGLLSLGDPHASQGDSELCGTAIECSMTALIQIVLHPARIAREPLRDLDYPLLETKDEWVIFGFTHPEYLKEMGPAAQSEVYKKSSIDLAMRDAFRKARRFLMTTRNLSEDEAISLLSIGVDFGVTQVANGNWGVHAIIRKAMFAS; encoded by the coding sequence GTGCGTTTTACGACTAACGCCTTTCCCAAGGAGCAGCGCCAGGAAGCTTGGCGCTTTGCGCTGCAGCGACTGTCGATCGAGTTGCTGGACAACCAGGCCGAGCTCTACGGCGAGCTGGTCACGTTCCGCACGGCCCTGGGAATGCAATTCGTCCGTATCGCCGGTACGCGGCAGTCGCTCGCCGTCGACTTCAGCCAGAGCGCGTCCTGCATCTGGTTGGTTCTACTGCTTGACGGCGAGCTGACCGTGACCAGCGGTCGGACCGTGCGGATCCTCGCCGGGGGCGCCATCGTGTGCGGAAGCGACCTGGTCGGCGCGCGCTTGGACTTGCACGGTGACGGCCGGCTCCTGATCGTCCGTGTTCCTCAGGCCTTGCCGACGCTGAAATCCCGAACGCCGGCGCCCGCCGCGATCAACTGCCTGGATGGCGCCTCCGGGCTGGACGGCATGCTTTCAGGTTTGCTGAGCTCGGTCGCTGAAACCCTCAATGAGGTGGAGGCCGATCACATGCGGCCTGTTGAAGCCGCCTTACCCGAGTTCATCGCCGCTCTGCTGCTCGACTCCGCCCCCGACAAGGACAGGGGCGGTTCGGCCGGCGGGCGAGCCTCGCTACTGGATCGCGTCTTCCAGACCATCGAAATGCGCCTCAGCGATCCCGAGCTGAGCCTGCAGCAGGTCGCCAAGGAGCACGGCATATCGTCGCGCTACCTGCAGAAGCTGCTCGCCTCCATCGACGAGAGCTTCAGCCATTTCGTGAAGGCGCGGCGGTTGGAGCGCTGCCGGTTGGACCTGGGAAGCCCGCTGCATGCGCAGAGGTCGATCTCCGAGATCCTCTTCCAGTGGGGGTTCAACGACTCCGCCTCCTTTAGCCGCGCCTTTCGAGAGCGGTATGGCGTGAGCCCGCGCGAATATCGCAAGGCGCCCGCGATCAACGATGAAAACGCACGGGTCCTGCTTCGAGGCCTGCCCGCCTCGATCCGCAAGCCCAAACGAGTCTCGCCAGGTTTGCCGCCTATCGAGGACGAGGACGGCGAGGTCGCGGACGCCGCACCGTCCGAAGACGTCCCCCTGCCCCCGATCGGGCGGGGCTTTCGCCATCATCTCCTGAAGGCGTCTCCCGAAACCGTCCATTGGGGCTATTTCAGTCGCGCCCTGAAGCCCGTGATCGAGGTCGAGTCCGGCGACTACGTCACGGTCGAGACGCTGACCCACCACGCCTATGACGACTACGAGCGGATGATCGAAGGCGATCCCGGCGCCGAAAGCGTCTTTCGCTGGACGGCGGAGGGTAAGGCGGTCGATCGGCGAGGGGCTGGGCCCATCGACGGCTCGGCGCTGGGGCGCGGGGCGGGGGAGGGATTCGGGGTGCACATTTGCACCGGACCGATCGCGATCGCCGGCGCCAAGCCCGGCGACGTGGTCGAGGTCAAGATCCTCGAAATCACGCCGCGCCCCAGCCAGAACAGCCGCTTCCGGGGCCGCGCGTTCGGCAGCAACGCCGCCGCCTATTGGGGTTTTCACTACACCGACCTGCTCACCGAGCCCAAGCCGCGCGAGGTGGTGACCATCTACGAGGTGGAGCACCAACACGGCCGGGCGTGCGCGCACGCCGTCTACAACTATCGCTGGACGCCGCAGACCGATCCCTTCGGCGTGACGCACGATCGGATCGACTATCCCGGCGTGCCCGTAAATCTCGACACCGTCGTGCGGAACTTCGATGTGCTACGCAACATCGAGGTGCCCGTGCGGCCGCACTTCGGCGTGGTGGCCATGGCGCCAAACCATGCCGACCCCGTCGATTCTGTCCCGCCGTCCAACTTTGGCGGCAATATCGACAATTGGCGCTTGGGAGCCGGCGCCAGTCTTTTCCTGCCCGTCGGCGTGCCGGGGGGACTGCTCTCATTGGGCGATCCGCATGCCTCACAAGGCGATTCCGAACTGTGCGGCACGGCCATCGAATGCTCGATGACGGCGCTCATCCAGATCGTCCTCCATCCCGCCAGGATCGCGCGCGAGCCGCTGAGGGATCTCGACTATCCGTTGCTCGAAACCAAGGATGAATGGGTGATCTTCGGCTTCACCCATCCAGAGTACCTCAAGGAGATGGGCCCGGCGGCGCAAAGCGAGGTCTACAAGAAGTCCTCGATCGATCTGGCCATGCGCGACGCCTTCCGGAAAGCGCGGCGTTTCCTGATGACGACCCGGAACCTTAGTGAGGACGAGGCGATCTCGCTGCTGTCGATAGGCGTTGATTTCGGCGTCACCCAAGTGGCGAACGGAAACTGGGGCGTCCACGCCATCATCCGTAAGGCCATGTTCGCCAGCTAG